Part of the Lytechinus variegatus isolate NC3 chromosome 16, Lvar_3.0, whole genome shotgun sequence genome, GAAAAAATGCCCCTGGAATATGAGGGTAATGAAGACAAGGTACGGGAAGCTATCAAGTTGTTCGGCCGTCTCAGTGGAATGGACTTAGTCCCAGAACGAGTGGTGTAAGTACAAAAAAAGAAGTCTTAATAATATTCGTCATTGTTGTATTCTCAAAGCAGATTTTACAGCTTATATTCTTGGGAGGATTGTATATCCCTTTATTATTTTTGGGACGGGGCAGCACAggttcaattcatttcatttcagataaaaaaattatcttcttccatttatatttttttggtatGAATTGTACAAAATCTTttcttataaaaatataaatatataacattATTTGTTCTTAATTGTGCTAGATTTTTTTCCagtcaaaatgtcaacattctgtGTAAAagatatttaatgagtttcaaaagcATTTAAATGTTGGAATCCCCTATATCGTTTTATCATAATGGCAAACTAAGTTTAAATCAGGCATGAAATGACGAAGAAAagccatttttattttgtggaCTGACGAAAGAGGATAGATTTTACGCCAAGGCATAAGTTAATTCGGCCCTCAAGCtatgaaaaaatgagaaagaaaaaataggatgaggaataaagggaaaagacaaaatatgaagaatatgcatgacaaagaaagaaataacgACAAAAGAAAGGGGATGAGAGCaggacaggggggggggttcttgtTTCACTGGGAGATGAAgacaaactttattgaaatgtaaactaGTAATATTAACATCGATTTAACAATATTTCGTTCTTGTTTAGATACGGAAACGTGAAGAAAGACATTGAACGGTCAAGTAGCAAGTTCATATTTGCCAAAGAAGGGTATTTCGTTTTCGAAGACAAGGCAACTCGACCATACCTACCTTCTGGTTTCAAACACGTATTCTTCATTCGGGATCCTTACAGATTATTTACTTCCTACAGAAAAGCCATGTACAAACACCTTGCAACCGTTGGTATCCGGACGGGGGATCCAGACGATGAAGAAGCATTCGACATCGAATACGACGACCCGATCGCGAAGGCTAACGAGTTCTACAGCGCAACCTTAGATTTCTTTAAATACGTTCGTGAAAATCTGGACCCAGACCCAATCGTCATCAACGCAAACGATTTGTTGGCCGACCCTGCTAAGGTGATGAAGAAGTTCTGTCACCTGACTGGTCTTCCTTACAGTGATTCCCTACTGCATTGGGATGCCTCTCCGGACATCACCAAGACCTGGAAGACAGCGAGCGACGACATCATCGAGTTGTCCGGAGCTTTCTTTGAAACGGCAGTCTTCTCAGACGGGTTTCTCCCGCTAAAACCAACCGTCCCGGTAGAAAAGATGCCACGAGATGTTATCCGACTATCCAAGCAAGCTATGCCCTATTACGAAGAACTGAATAagttgaaaatatgaatgaaaaatttaaACTTTCATCAACTAAGAAAGGGGTAAAGATTGTTGTAGAaagtattgattttcatgaaataaataatgaaatcaaattaaaacCCTTCCAAATACATGAGAGGATTTTGTTCATTGCCATCTTCTTTTATGTTAAGAAGCTGCTAATTGCATTCAAATGcttaatgtttgaaaaaaaatatcaatgaacttttttgttgttgctaatTGTGTTGGATAAAAGTTAGtatacttaataaaaaaattgaaatcatatcaaatttaCAAACACTTTCAAGTAACATATGTAACTgtgattgaaaaaataaacgAATGGTTTACATTCTCTGCTGGCGACTCTTATTGTAACACATGTAGTCTATGGAATAAAATTCGGATGGTACTTCCGGTCACTGCGCATTTTCAATTTTGGAAGCATTACATGATGAATATCTGGTGCATTTTTTTCCCAGCTAGGGCTTCATTTTTTGGAACATGACAAAAAGACGGTTAACAATTGTAATGATTCTGAGCAAACATCTCAGATTGTTTAATTTCGATATAATGGAAACCAATATTGTCTACGATAGACGGTATTATATGATGATTCAAAGGAATACTTTGATTAATAGCCATCGAaacactttattttgttttatctttagATTTACATTATCATATGATTGTAATCATGTGCTTATGAATTCATTTGCTTTATATTTCCAAACTTTATAATAACACTCCATCTCTCCTAGAAGGTAAATCGCGATTCACCGACACCCTACTACCCAGCTCCCATATCATGTTAATGCCcgatgtatttatttatttatttatttcaatatatttaaccAGGGTAGCCCACTCAGCAATAAACTGGTCTCCCGTGGGGCCCtggaatacatgataaaaacaagtataaaaacattcaaatacatgtaaaatatacacagaaatattctaaataatatgactcatatcataacagaaaacatagtaGCAAACATACGACATCGTTAAAAGCATGATACTAATTAACAAAATTACACACGAAGCAgtacatataaataaaataaagtagatagacataaaaagttgatttcaaatTTAAGAGGCAATAATAAAACttagaatttaaaaagatgCACTTTAAGCTTCTGTTTAAAGATTGATAAAGATTTTGATTGTTTCAAATTAAATGGCAAGTTGTTCCAAAGCAAAATCGCTGAGTAAAATAAATTTGTACTGTTATTATTATGCGCTCCTCTGATATTTAACCTCTGTGTGTTTGAACATCAGGGTATATCTTTTTACATGACCTGTCTCTTGTTGctccctcatttcatatttgcttCAACTTTTTGctgataattatattatatcattatgTATGCATGcactcacattttttttttactgaaaagaGAATTAGAGTGAGAGTAACGAAACCTAGAATCCTTAGTCATTTGTGATTGTATTTATGCGACAATTCTAACATGTTCTATAATACTGTAACGAAATGAAACGTTTATTTAATGTTCGTCATGGTTTTGGAACGTGGTGTTTGAAAACATGGTTTTTTGAAGAGCGTAGAATAATTTTAATCCATGAATACAGTTGCAAAGGGAAATTCAGTAATCGTTTGTAATCGATTATGTGcgtattttcttgaaaatgtatTTAAGCACTATTTGCTGAGAAATAACGATGTTTACAACTGTATGATTATGTTAGATATTTATCTTTAACTGTTCTTCACTGTTTGAGTATAAATAATAGTGACAATCACCATAGCTGTTGTCGAACAGATTTATTTCATAACTTTAACTAGTTTTAAAGGATGATTAAATTTTGGGCCTGACAATTTCACTCATGAATCGGTGAGCATAAGCAAGCTCTATGCTCGATTGTGAGCCATGCAGAATACTTGTCAGTAAGTTATTTCAGAACGGAACTCTGGTCAAGTTTTATTGAAACCTGCTGCGACAGGATGAGCATGATTTCTCTTCAATAAAGTTATAAGAACTGAATGTTTTGATTCCCGCTTGTTGTTATTCTGTTGTGTGGAGCTACAAGTATACATGGTCAGAAGAGCAAAAGTACTGACTCGAGAAAGAGTGAGAATACTGAGATACGGACAGTACTGAATTTACCGAGAATACTGAAAATACGGAATTTACTGAGAATACTGAAAATACTGACATTACTCAGATGAGCGAGGATACTGAATTGAAGTACTGAAATTACTGAGGTTCCCAAATACTGAAATAACGGAGACACCGGAATGACTGAGATAATGGAGATGCAGAATAATGGAGATGTTGAAATCCATGAGATGTAATCGAAGTTACTGAGAAGAAACaaagagtcagaagtgaagaaGACGGACTTTACACCAACTGGTTGTATATTGCAGCCGAAACGAACCGGCTCGTCAGGATA contains:
- the LOC121430202 gene encoding uncharacterized protein LOC121430202 encodes the protein MADSKQTPVKIIGWILPRTISTALCKCLSGIDGMEIWFERFSRAYSVKKEYEKQTGEKMPLEYEGNEDKVREAIKLFGRLSGMDLVPERVVYGNVKKDIERSSSKFIFAKEGYFVFEDKATRPYLPSGFKHVFFIRDPYRLFTSYRKAMYKHLATVGIRTGDPDDEEAFDIEYDDPIAKANEFYSATLDFFKYVRENLDPDPIVINANDLLADPAKVMKKFCHLTGLPYSDSLLHWDASPDITKTWKTASDDIIELSGAFFETAVFSDGFLPLKPTVPVEKMPRDVIRLSKQAMPYYEELNKLKI